The Campylobacterota bacterium sequence CCAACATGATGTCGATGATATGACTACGGGCCTCTTTAGCCTGAAAGAGCGCCTCGCGCAGGACGTCCAGACGTATCCCTCCGAGTTTGATGTCCATCTGCATCGCCGTGATTCCCTCTTTGGAACCCGCCACTTTGAAATCAAGGTCGCCGTCATGGTCTTCAAGGCCCATAATGTCGGTGAGAATCGCATATTTCTCCCCTTCAGAAACCATTCCCATCGCGACCCCCGCGATCGGATCGGCCATCTCCAGATCTCCCGCACGAAGTGCCATGTAGCCGCCGCACACCGTCGCCATCGATGACGAACCGTTTGACTCAAGGATTTCGGATACGAGGCGCACCGTCTGGCCGTTTTGGACACAGGAGCCCTCGAGTGCCCGTTTGGCGAGATTTCCGTGCCCGAGTTCCCGGCGGCGAGGGGCTCCGATCGGCGAAGGTTCTCCGACGCTGAATCCGGGGAAGTTGTAGTGGACCATGAACGTTTCGTTCTGCGTCCCTTTATCGGTGAGGTTTTCAAACATCTGCGCGTCTTTGGCGCCGCCGAGCGTCAAGACGACGAGCGCCTGGGTCTGTCCTCTGGTAAAGAGTGCCGAAGCGTGGGCTCCGGGGAGAACATTCGTTTCGATGCTGATGGGGCGAACTTCGGCAAGCCCGCGTCCGTCAGCGCGGACGCGTTCATCCAGAATCTGTGCGCGTACCATTGAGCGTTTGACCGACTCGATCGCCTTTTTCAGTTCGTGTTCGTCCCACTCGGGCTTCTCTTTCATGATATTTTTACGGATCGTGCGCAGCGCGGTGCTCCGCTCCGTTTTGGCCATCTGGTTGATCCCTTTTTTCAGGTCATCGGTATGGGTGGCGCGGACGTACTCTGCCATTTCGGCGTTGATTTCGCTGATGACGCACTGCAACTCGAACGGTTCGGCCGCAAAAGGCTTGAACGCCGATTCATACGACGTGTTCGCTTTTTTCAGTTCCTCTTGGGCACGCTCCAAAACGGTGATGAGTTCATCTTCGCTCATCGCATTCGAACGGCGCACCGGCATCGTCTGCGCCATTCCCGCCGAATCGATGATCGGATCGATCATCAGTGCGTCGAGAACCTCAACTTCATCGCTTCCGATGCTTTGCATCTCGATCATCAGCATATCATCCCGGCTTCCGGCGAGGTAGAGATCCAGGGTGCTGTTCTCCATCTCTTCACGCGTCGGATTGAACACGATCTCGCCGTCGATTTTGGCGGCCCGCACCGCGGTCACCGACGTAAAGATGTCGATGTCCGATACGTAGAGTGCCGCAGACGCCGCATTCAGCGCAAGCACCTGCAAATCGGCATCGTTGTCGGCACTAAGAACCATCACCGTGATCTGGATCGGGTTGGCGAATCCTTTGGGAAAAAGCGGACGGAGCGAACGGTCGACGATCCGCGACGTCAGCGTCTCAAAATCGCTGGGTTTGGTTTCTCGTTTGATGAATCCGCCGGGAAATTTCCCGGCCGCGTAACTCTTTTCGATGTACTGCACCGTCAGCGGCAAAAAGTCCTCGTCCACGAAATCGGTTTCGTCCACGACGACGGTCGCTAGGATCACCGTGTTCCCGCATTTGAGCCACGCGGCCCCGTTTGCCTGCTTGGCTACCTGTCCGAATGCGTATGATTCGGTTTTGTTCGTCAGTTCCAGTTCTACGTTATAGTTCATCTCTTTTCTCCAAAATTGTCTCTATCGTCTCTTCCTCGACGGGGTCGAATTCCTGATAATAGCATTGCGTATCGACGTAATCGTCAATCTCATGGACGCAGAAAACGGCGTCCACGATCGGGTCGAGCGCTTCGACCACCTCCGAGGGGATCACCGGTGCGGCGACATATACCGCCTTGGCCTTTTGCGAAAACGCGGTTTTGATCGCGCACATCAGTTTGAGTCCCGTTTCGCTCCCCTCGTCGATGAGCAGGACCGTTTTTCCTTTCATCGACTCGAAATGTTCCCCTTTACGGTATCGGTAGATCGCACTGAGGATTTTCTCTTCGTGTTTGCGCGTCGCTTCGCCGTAGATATAATCCACCTGGATATCAAACGCTTCGATCAGGGGCTGCAGGATTACGATCTCTTCGGTTTCGCTCACCCGCGCGAGTTCGCATTCGCCGTTTTGGGGAGCGGTGATCGATGCCGAGAGAAGATAGTCGATGGGAAGTTTCAGGCGGGTATTGAGGGCGTCGGCAATGACAAGCCCCCCCGCAGAGACCGCGACAAGACTCCATCCTTCGTTTTTCATCCGATCAAGCGGCAGCACCTCTTTGAGCTGGACCGCCGCGTCGGAGCGGTTTTTAAACTTGATCTGCTGCATAACCGGGTTTACCGTGCCATCGATGCGGCACCGAACGTATATTTGATGTCGTTGTCGATAAAGCGCAATCCAAGCCCCAGGAAGAGGTTCTGCGATTGCGGGTTGAGGAAATTGTCCCATCCGCCGTAGAGTTCAAGATGCTTGAGCATCTGGTAGCGCAATTGCGCTTTGAGATGCGCCCGCTCGGAGCGGACGTCGTTGACGGCATTGAAATCGAACGCTTCGGCCGAAAACTTCAGGCGGTCGTGGTTCATAAAATAGTCAAACCCGATCCCCCCGGTCGATTCGATCGCCCCGAAACGGAGCAGGAGATTGTCGAAACGTTTCCCGTACTGGAGCGAATAATAGAGTTCGCTCTCTTTGTGTTTGCCCGGGGGGTTTGTCGTGTATTGCGAGTAATCGTCGGTGCTGATCAGGTCAAACATGTAGTACGTTTCGGGATTGGGAAGGTAGTTTACCCCCAGATAAACCTTGCCGTACTGATCGCGCATCATGTAATCGGTATGCATCGCCACCTGCAGCTCGCTGGTCGTAAAGTTCGAGAGCATCGAATCGACTTTCGCGAACGCCTGCTCCCCGCTTTTGAAGAAGTCCCCCGCGGAGGTGAGAGCCGTTTTGAGCGACGAGCGGTTTTCGCTCAGGATGTCGCTGACGTTGTCTTCGATTTTGACGAATTTATCGACCGCTTCGGGGAGTTTGTGCTCGAGCGCGCCGCTGATGTTGTCCATCCGCGTCGTCAGCGAATTGATCCGGGCCATGATTTCGGGCAGGTCTTTGTTTACCGTATCGGCGCTTTGGGCGAATCCGGCGCTCATCGCCCTGAAATTGGCGATCGCGGCGTGCAGGTCTTCGCGGTTTTCGACGATGACGCCATCTAGGTTGACCCCGACGTTTCGAAAAGCGATGATCGCTTCCTGGATCGCTTTGCGGTGTTCATCATCCAGCGTTTGGCGAAAATCACGCATCAGCAGTTCGAGCTCGCGGGCGGCGGCGTTGACCGAGTCGCTGGTCTGATCGAACGAGGCATAACGTTTTGCCTGCGGCAGAGTGCCCCCGCTTGCAAGCATCTGCGGTGAATCACCGACGACGATATTGAGCACTTTCGTCCCCAGCAACGACTCCTGTGCGACGATGACTGAGGAGTCGAGCGGAATTTTGACCCCTTCGTCGATGGCCAGTTCGAGACGGACCCGCTTTCCTTCGATCGCTATGTCGCTGATTTCGCCGATTTTGACCCCGTTCATCAGAACGTGCGTATGTTCCTCGATTCCCGATGCGTCGTCGACGTAGGCGTTGGCGGGATAGGTTTCACCGCCCCAGGTACCAAACGACGTCACCTGCGTCGAAAGGAACAACAAGGCCCCCAACGCCATCAGAACGAAAAGACCGATTTTAGCTTCCAGTTTCATACGCTGCCTCTTTGTATTAGTTGCCGCTGAGTTTATAGTTGAACTCAGACCCCCCGACCGGTTTGAGGACGATCGTGATAAAGATATACGAATCGTTCACCGAATCGTTTGCACTCGCGTTGGTGAGAATCGGCCGACGGTTCTGAACCAGCCGCAGACCGAAATCCAGACAACGCCGCGAATAGAGGAATCCGATTTCGCTTGTTTTCATCAAATCCTCACGGTAATCGTAGGCGACCGATCCGAATATCCGGTAATTACGGTTGTACTGGTATGCCGCATCGGCCGTCCAGTAACTCGAATAGACCGTCTGGTTGTTCAGGAGCTGGTCGGTGTAGTAGTGGTTGATTCCCGCACTTACAACCCCGTTATTATAGCGCAGTGAATTTTGCTCTTTGGTGATGCGGTTGCGGTCGTGGTGGTAAGAGGTCTGGTTGTAAAACGAAACCGCCTCGGTGATCTGCCACTCCAGCTCGTTTTGCAGCTCCCCGTAATAGCTGCCCGCTTCGTCGAAACGGAAATTCTGCGACAGCCGGTCGGCGAGAATCTGTTTGCCGTCTTCGAAAAGGTAGTTGTTCAGTCCCAGGGAGAGGGTATCGCTGGGCTCGTTGAGGGTATAGTATTCGCACGCGGCATTCGTATTCCCCGGAATACATTGCTGGCTGGAATGAAACGTTTCGTAATAACCGCTGTATCGGCGGCTTCCGGCGGCGGTATAGCTCACGCTCGGGGTAATCGCGTGAACGTACGATTCGTACGGGCGCACCAGCGTCGAGGAGAGGGCGAAAGTGTGGTCCAGCTGCGCGTAGAGCCCCTGTTCGTAACGGTTGGTATCGTCACTGTAAGGGTTGCCGTAAAAACTGATGACCCGCGATGAGGCGTTCATCGTGTAGCTGGCGTCGAGGTATTCATCGAACAGCGCCGTTTGCAATACGACCGGGACGCTGAAATCGCCCTGTATCGCCCGTTTGCCGTCGGGACGGTAATAGTGCGTTGCGGTCGCCTCCCCGTTGATGAGGAGGTGGTCTTCCATAAACGTCTGGAGATAACGGTGATAGTGCAATGTCGGAATCGTCTGGATTGTGCGGTCGTTGTTGGCCAGGTCCAGGTACTGGTAATGTTTGAAATAGGCACCGAGATAATGATCTTCGCCGTTGTAGTAGGCATTGATACGCGACATCACCTGATTCGAGGTGACGTTTTGCGTCTGATCCGATTTTTGGAGGTTCAGGTAATCGACGTCGTTCATCCACGCGCCGTCGACGTACAATCCCGATTCTCCCGGAAGCGATAAGCCGAGCCATTCGCGTAGCGGAGCTTTGTGGATGTAATCGACTTCATATCCGTAGTGTTTCTGGTTCGCAAGGTCCTGTTTCTCGGCGTAAGCGGCCTGTTCTTTGAAATATCCGACGCGAATGGAGCCCTGGGAAGAGAGGGTGTCGACGAAACGGAAATCGGCGTACATCCCCTCCCCGCGCGAAGTACGGATCTGGGGGCGAAGCTCCAGGTCCCACCAGTTGTGGGGGGCGAGGTAGATCGGCTGCTGATAATAAAACCCCTCGGAATTGGACCATCCGAAACTGGGGATCAGCAGACCGCTGCGCCGGGTCCGGTCGGTCGGATACCCGAAATAGGGGAGATAAAAAACGGGGACGTCGTTGATGACGAGGCGGGCGTTAAAGAGGTTCAGCCACATCGCTTCGGTGTCGTAATTCGCACTGCTAAAGCGGATTTTCCAGAGCGGATCGGTCGATTCACATCCCGATACCGCTCCGCTGGAGAGATCAATTTCGTTTTCGCACGCTTCGGCCTCTTCGGTACTCAGCCAGTTGCCGCTCGCCTGATCGAGCATGTAATAGGGCTTTGAATAGCGCTTGTCGGTCGTAAGATTATACCGGGCGTAGTCGCTGATGATGTGGTACTGATTCGCCTTGAAAACGTTCACCGACCCCTTGGCTTCAACGACGGTGGTATTTTTGTCGTAAAACATCTCTTCGGCGCTCATGATCTGGTCTTGATAGAGCATCACAGGGTTTCCCCCCGCATACGCGGTCGAACCATTCATGTCGGCATGGGTTCCGACCAGCTCGACCCGGTCGGAACCCAAAAGTATCGTCGATGCGACCAAACTGATCCAGCCGAACTTACGCATCGATCACCAATGTACGCGCGGTGCGGTCATGCCAGCTACGGCGGTAGGGATCGAGCATCGCCCACAAAAATCCCAGATAGAAAAGCACTTCGCTCACTACGCGGAAAACGCTCCGGTTGAACGCGCTCAAAAATCCCGGGTTCGACAGGGTAGCCAGTTCGATCACACGGATTTTCATGATGATTTTCCCCAGGCTCGCGCCGTATTGCATCGTAAAAAACGTGTGGTAGACGATTTTGATCGCCATAAACTCGAGGAGAAAACTGTTGGTGAGGGCAATCATCTGTTCGACCGTTTTGGCCGCGGAAATGGCATCCCACAAAATGACGAACATCAATACCGACAAAAGTATCTCATCGATCCCGAACGCCGCAGCCCGCTTGCGCAGGGAGGCGGGTTCGAGCCGTTCGCGCTCCAGCAGCGTTTCGAGTTGTTCGTCCATCAGCGCAACGCTTGGTAGGCGATATCGGTGCGGAGTTTTTTCCCCGCGTAATGGACCTGCCCGCACAGCATGTAGGCGCGGTCCCGGGCCTGTTTAATGCTCTCACCGACACCGACGCACACCAGCACCCGCCCTCCGGTTGCGTAGAGTTTCCCGTCCTCGGCACTGACTCCGGCATACGCGATATGGGTATTTTGGGCAATCTCCTCGTGATGAATCTCATCCACGATGATTTCGGCCGGTTCGGAATTGGTATAGGGATAATCGCGGCTGGCCATGACGACGCCGACGGCATATCGGTCGTGGAATTCGACTTTCAGGGTATCGAGCTGCTTGGTCGCCGCTTTGTAAAAGAGTTCGCTCGCCGGTGTTTTGAGCAGCGGCATCAGAATTTCACACTCGGGATCGCCGAAGCGAACGTTGAATTCCAGCGTCAGCGGCTCGCCGTTGACGATCATCAGCCCGATAAACAAAACGCCTTCGAAAGGGGCCCCCTCTTCCTGCATCCCTTTGAGGGTCGGACGGATGATCCGTTCTTTCACCTTCTCGTAAATCACTTCGTCCACAAGCGGCGTCGGGGCGTACGCTCCCATCCCTCCGGTATTGGGCCCTTCGTCGTTGTCCAAAAGGCGTTTGTGATCCTGCGCCGCGGGGAGAAGGATAAAATCCTTTCCGTCGCACAGCGCGAACATCGACAATTCGTAACCGTCCAGGAATTCTTCGACGACGACCCGCTTGCCCGCATCCCCGAACGCTTTACCGCTGAGCATCTCCGACACGGCGACTTTCGCTTCCTCATGGCTCATCGCGATGATGACCCCTTTTCCGGCGCACAGCCCGTCGGCTTTGACGACGATCGGCGCGCTCAGCGATTCGATGAATTTGAAAGCATCCCCGATGTGATCGGTTTCGATGTAGCGTGCGGTCGGGATGTTGTTCTTGGCCAAAAAGTTTTTCATGTAGACTTTGGAGCCTTCCAGCTGCGCCGCGGCTTTCGAGGGGCCGAAAATAACCAGCCCCTTCGATTTGAATACATCCACCACGCCCTCGCTCAGCGGCCCTTCGGGGCCGACGATGGTTAGATCGATGCCGTTATCCAGGGCAAACCGCGCCAGTTCGTCATAGTCTTTGATCGATACGTTTTCGCCGAGCATCGGCGTCGCGCCGTTACCCGGGGCAAAATAGAGTTTCGTAACCGCAGGATCCTGTTTCAGGACTCTGCCGATGGCAAACTCCCGTCCGCCGCTACCGATGACCATTACGCGCATACTACACCTTGAAAAAAAATTTTGCTGGTTTTACCTGAAATTCGCACCGGATTCTCAGATCAAACAAGCAAGAGATTATAACCTCTTAATCCCAATGTGCGGTTTAAATTTATGGCGGAAAAACGGTGAAGGGGAGAAAAACGTCGAAGAAGAAAACGGAAAGCCCGGGCGGGCGTTTCGCAGTAGCTTTGGTTCTCAAAGCCGAAATAAAGCGGACCGAGCGTCTATCCGGCGGCAATCTCTCGCCCGTAGGCTCAAACGAGACCGCCGACACACCAAGACGTCTACCGGTTCCACTGTATAGAAATGTAGAACCCTCAAATGCGATTGATCGCTGCGCCCAGAATAAAAGATTATAACGTATACGCTTTTAAAAAACGATTATTTTTTGCCCGAACCGGCAATTTCACAGGCCATCTTAACGGCGGAGGCAACGCTGGTCTCCTCGCTCAAGCAGACATCGACCCCCTGCGGCAGCGCTTTTTCGGTCGTCATTCCGATCGCAACAACGCTGTGGGTATCCAAAAGCGCATACCGCTCCAGATAACACCGAATCGACGAGGGAGAGGTGAAAACCAATACCGCATTTTCGGGTATCTCGATTCCGTCGCTTTCGGGATTGCAGATCGTTTCGTACACGATTGCTTCATCCACCGAAATCCCTTTTTCATTTCTCGCACGCTCAGCCCAGTCAGATGCCACCGTTTCAGGACGCAGGTAAAGCCAGCGCTTCCCTGCTCCGAAACGGCTCAGCAGATCGGGAAGGCTTTCACCGTAACCGTTTCCCGAAAAAACGTTGGCCGCACCTGCATTCCGGGCATGCTCGGCCGTCGGTTCGGAGACACAGACGCACAACAGCTCTTTCCAGTCAGCCTCATAGCGTTTCAGTGCTTCTATCCCCTGCTTGGAGGTAAATACGATTCCGTCGTATCGGGAAAAATCGATGAGAGGGGTTAAAAAACGGATGGCAAGGACGGGGACATGGACGACCCCCGGATAAGGGGTCTTGGAAACAAGATATACGGGGCGCACGGCGCCTTATTCCCACTCGATCGTTGCGGGCGGTTTGGAGCTGATGTCGTAGACGACGCGGTTGATCCCTTCGACTTCGTTGATGATACGGCGACTGATCCGCTCGAGCAGGTCGTGCGGCAGGTGCGCGAACGTCGCGGTCATGCCGTCAACCGCTTCGACGACCCGGACACAGACCGTATTGTCGTAGGTACGGTTATCCCCCATCACCCCGACGCTTTTCACGTTGAGCAGCACGGCAAAAGCCTGCCACGTGCGGGTATAGTAACCGCTGGCTTTGAGCTCGTCGAGCAAAATAACGTCGGCTTCGCGGAGAATATCCAGATCGGCTTTGTTCACCTCTCCCATGATGCGGATCGCCAGACCCGGCCCCGGGAACGGATGGCGGTAGACAAGCGATTCGGGA is a genomic window containing:
- a CDS encoding polyribonucleotide nucleotidyltransferase; protein product: MNYNVELELTNKTESYAFGQVAKQANGAAWLKCGNTVILATVVVDETDFVDEDFLPLTVQYIEKSYAAGKFPGGFIKRETKPSDFETLTSRIVDRSLRPLFPKGFANPIQITVMVLSADNDADLQVLALNAASAALYVSDIDIFTSVTAVRAAKIDGEIVFNPTREEMENSTLDLYLAGSRDDMLMIEMQSIGSDEVEVLDALMIDPIIDSAGMAQTMPVRRSNAMSEDELITVLERAQEELKKANTSYESAFKPFAAEPFELQCVISEINAEMAEYVRATHTDDLKKGINQMAKTERSTALRTIRKNIMKEKPEWDEHELKKAIESVKRSMVRAQILDERVRADGRGLAEVRPISIETNVLPGAHASALFTRGQTQALVVLTLGGAKDAQMFENLTDKGTQNETFMVHYNFPGFSVGEPSPIGAPRRRELGHGNLAKRALEGSCVQNGQTVRLVSEILESNGSSSMATVCGGYMALRAGDLEMADPIAGVAMGMVSEGEKYAILTDIMGLEDHDGDLDFKVAGSKEGITAMQMDIKLGGIRLDVLREALFQAKEARSHIIDIMLASEAKIELNEGTLPSTDLFHVDPGSIADIIGQAGKTIREIIERFDVTIDIDKKKGAVKLTGKNREGLRGARDHIEGIASGAVQPEKVEYKLGDVVTGKVKKIVDFGAFVELPGGVDGLIHISRLSDGHVSRVSDVVKEGDEITVEIVEFKGNKIGLGRAK
- a CDS encoding phosphoribosyltransferase, encoding MQQIKFKNRSDAAVQLKEVLPLDRMKNEGWSLVAVSAGGLVIADALNTRLKLPIDYLLSASITAPQNGECELARVSETEEIVILQPLIEAFDIQVDYIYGEATRKHEEKILSAIYRYRKGEHFESMKGKTVLLIDEGSETGLKLMCAIKTAFSQKAKAVYVAAPVIPSEVVEALDPIVDAVFCVHEIDDYVDTQCYYQEFDPVEEETIETILEKRDEL
- a CDS encoding MlaD family protein; the encoded protein is MKLEAKIGLFVLMALGALLFLSTQVTSFGTWGGETYPANAYVDDASGIEEHTHVLMNGVKIGEISDIAIEGKRVRLELAIDEGVKIPLDSSVIVAQESLLGTKVLNIVVGDSPQMLASGGTLPQAKRYASFDQTSDSVNAAARELELLMRDFRQTLDDEHRKAIQEAIIAFRNVGVNLDGVIVENREDLHAAIANFRAMSAGFAQSADTVNKDLPEIMARINSLTTRMDNISGALEHKLPEAVDKFVKIEDNVSDILSENRSSLKTALTSAGDFFKSGEQAFAKVDSMLSNFTTSELQVAMHTDYMMRDQYGKVYLGVNYLPNPETYYMFDLISTDDYSQYTTNPPGKHKESELYYSLQYGKRFDNLLLRFGAIESTGGIGFDYFMNHDRLKFSAEAFDFNAVNDVRSERAHLKAQLRYQMLKHLELYGGWDNFLNPQSQNLFLGLGLRFIDNDIKYTFGAASMAR
- the lptD gene encoding LPS assembly protein LptD; the encoded protein is MRKFGWISLVASTILLGSDRVELVGTHADMNGSTAYAGGNPVMLYQDQIMSAEEMFYDKNTTVVEAKGSVNVFKANQYHIISDYARYNLTTDKRYSKPYYMLDQASGNWLSTEEAEACENEIDLSSGAVSGCESTDPLWKIRFSSANYDTEAMWLNLFNARLVINDVPVFYLPYFGYPTDRTRRSGLLIPSFGWSNSEGFYYQQPIYLAPHNWWDLELRPQIRTSRGEGMYADFRFVDTLSSQGSIRVGYFKEQAAYAEKQDLANQKHYGYEVDYIHKAPLREWLGLSLPGESGLYVDGAWMNDVDYLNLQKSDQTQNVTSNQVMSRINAYYNGEDHYLGAYFKHYQYLDLANNDRTIQTIPTLHYHRYLQTFMEDHLLINGEATATHYYRPDGKRAIQGDFSVPVVLQTALFDEYLDASYTMNASSRVISFYGNPYSDDTNRYEQGLYAQLDHTFALSSTLVRPYESYVHAITPSVSYTAAGSRRYSGYYETFHSSQQCIPGNTNAACEYYTLNEPSDTLSLGLNNYLFEDGKQILADRLSQNFRFDEAGSYYGELQNELEWQITEAVSFYNQTSYHHDRNRITKEQNSLRYNNGVVSAGINHYYTDQLLNNQTVYSSYWTADAAYQYNRNYRIFGSVAYDYREDLMKTSEIGFLYSRRCLDFGLRLVQNRRPILTNASANDSVNDSYIFITIVLKPVGGSEFNYKLSGN
- a CDS encoding RDD family protein, with product MDEQLETLLERERLEPASLRKRAAAFGIDEILLSVLMFVILWDAISAAKTVEQMIALTNSFLLEFMAIKIVYHTFFTMQYGASLGKIIMKIRVIELATLSNPGFLSAFNRSVFRVVSEVLFYLGFLWAMLDPYRRSWHDRTARTLVIDA
- the purD gene encoding phosphoribosylamine--glycine ligase, with the translated sequence MRVMVIGSGGREFAIGRVLKQDPAVTKLYFAPGNGATPMLGENVSIKDYDELARFALDNGIDLTIVGPEGPLSEGVVDVFKSKGLVIFGPSKAAAQLEGSKVYMKNFLAKNNIPTARYIETDHIGDAFKFIESLSAPIVVKADGLCAGKGVIIAMSHEEAKVAVSEMLSGKAFGDAGKRVVVEEFLDGYELSMFALCDGKDFILLPAAQDHKRLLDNDEGPNTGGMGAYAPTPLVDEVIYEKVKERIIRPTLKGMQEEGAPFEGVLFIGLMIVNGEPLTLEFNVRFGDPECEILMPLLKTPASELFYKAATKQLDTLKVEFHDRYAVGVVMASRDYPYTNSEPAEIIVDEIHHEEIAQNTHIAYAGVSAEDGKLYATGGRVLVCVGVGESIKQARDRAYMLCGQVHYAGKKLRTDIAYQALR
- a CDS encoding uroporphyrinogen-III synthase; translation: MRPVYLVSKTPYPGVVHVPVLAIRFLTPLIDFSRYDGIVFTSKQGIEALKRYEADWKELLCVCVSEPTAEHARNAGAANVFSGNGYGESLPDLLSRFGAGKRWLYLRPETVASDWAERARNEKGISVDEAIVYETICNPESDGIEIPENAVLVFTSPSSIRCYLERYALLDTHSVVAIGMTTEKALPQGVDVCLSEETSVASAVKMACEIAGSGKK